One segment of Carya illinoinensis cultivar Pawnee chromosome 13, C.illinoinensisPawnee_v1, whole genome shotgun sequence DNA contains the following:
- the LOC122292450 gene encoding 60S ribosomal protein L24-like, giving the protein MVLKTELCRLSGAKIYPGKGIRFVRSDSQVFLFANSKCKRYFHNRLKPSKLTWTAMYRKQHKKDIAAEAVKKRCRATKKPYSRSIVGATLEIIQKKRTEKPELRDAAREAALREIKERIKKTKDEKKSKKAETMAKTQKTQSKGSLSKGAAPKGPKIGGGGGKR; this is encoded by the exons ATGGTTCTCAA GACTGAACTCTGCCGCCTCAGCGGTGCCAAGATATACCCTGGTAAGGGTATCAGATTTGTTAGATCAGATTCTCAG GTTTTCCTGTTTGCTAACTCAAAATGCAAGAGGTACTTCCACAATCGATTGAAGCCTTCAAAGCTTACTTGGACAGCTATGTACAGAAAGCAACATAAAAAG GACATAGCTGCTGAGGCTGTGAAAAAAAGATGCCGTGCCACCAAGAAGCCTTATTCAAGGTCCATCGTTGGAGCTACCTTGGAAATTATCCAGAAAAAGAGAACTGAAAAACCAGAACTACGAGATGCAGCACGGGAAGCTGCTCTTCG TGAAATTAAGGAGCGAATCAAGAAAACAAAGGATGAGAAGAAGTCAAAGAAAGCAGAAACGATGGCTAAGACTCAGAAGACTCAGAGCAAGGGAAGCCTGTCCAAGGGTGCTGCACCAAAGGGCCCCAAAATtggaggtggtggtggaaagCGCTGA